In a genomic window of Magnolia sinica isolate HGM2019 chromosome 16, MsV1, whole genome shotgun sequence:
- the LOC131228636 gene encoding E3 ubiquitin-protein ligase WAV3-like isoform X2: protein MIARGCSARRRAPGRFWVQIHLRPNRLLVSHSSEPACDPRDCGICLQNVKTGQGTAIFTAECSHAFHFPCIAAHVRKEGSLFCPVCNARWKEVPLLAIHKHLPDKGGEEKSTEGEKGEPAAIRDKKGALDTRAYDDDEPLVSPTGPRFHPIPEADEDDEEIEEFQGFFVNPSKPSRADAMNGQDLKRVDAGLMPEAAVVSVGRSHESYAVVLKVKAPPTAQDSNAASLLNPPRRAPVDLVTVLDVSGSMTGAKLQMLKRAMRLVIASLGSADRLSIVAFSGHAKRLMPLSRMSATGQRTARRIVDRLACGQGTCVGEALRKATKVLEDRRERNPVASIMLLSDGQDERAPQNATSRRRRPQHVQSTRFTHLEIPVHESGFGNRQPAHEPAEDAFTKCVGGLLSVVVQDVRIQLGFASGSAPAEISAVYSCSGRPAFVGAGSFRLGDLYAEEERELLVELRVPSSAAGAHHVMSVRCSYRDPATQDLVQCKEQALLVPRPHAVRSSAPKIERLRNLFITTKSIAEARRQADRNDLASATHLLSSARALLLQFTSISADENLLALEAELAELHQRRQQQQIQRRRIPDPTTDESSEPLTPTSAWRAAEQLAKVAIMRKSLNRVSDLHGFENARF from the exons ATGATAGCCCGAGGCTGCTCTGCAAGACGAAGAGCCCCAGGCCGCTTCTGGGTTCAAATCCATCTTCGCCCAAATCGCCTTCTCGTTTCTCACTCTTCAGAACCAGCTTGCGATCCTCGAGA CTGCGGGATTTGCTTGCAGAACGTGAAAACAGGGCAGGGGACGGCCATTTTCACAGCGGAGTGCTCACATGCATTTCACTTCCCGTGCATCGCCGCGCATGTTAGAAAGGAGGGCAGCCTCTTCTGCCCGGTCTGCAATGCTCGCTGGAAGGAGGTGCCTCTGCTCGCCATACACAAACACCTTCCTGATAAAGGTGGAGAAGAGAAAAGCactgaaggagagaaaggagagcCTGCCGCAATTCGAGATAAGAAGGGTGCGCTCGATACCAGAGCCTACGACGACGATGAGCCGTTGGTTTCCCCGACTGGGCCCCGGTTCCATCCTATCCCAGAAGCTGACGAAGACGATGAAGAGATTGAAGAATTCCAAGGGTTCTTCGTCAATCCATCCAAGCCGTCGAGAGCGGACGCAATGAACGGCCAAGATTTGAAGAGGGTCGATGCCGGACTCATGCCGGAGGCAGCCGTTGTTTCTGTAGGGAGGAGCCACGAGAGCTACGCTGTGGTGCTGAAGGTGAAAGCTCCGCCTACGGCGCAGGATAGCAACGCCGCATCGCTACTCAATCCGCCTCGCCGCGCCCCCGTCGATCTCGTGACGGTGCTCGACGTCAGCGGCAGCATGACCGGGGCCAAGCTGCAAATGCTCAAGCGCGCCATGCGGCTCGTCATCGCTTCGCTAGGCTCGGCCGACCGGCTCTCCATCGTCGCCTTCTCCGGCCACGCCAAGCGGCTCATGCCGCTGAGCAGGATGTCGGCTACCGGGCAGCGCACGGCGCGCCGGATTGTCGACCGGCTCGCTTGCGGGCAGGGCACGTGCGTGGGCGAGGCCCTGCGCAAGGCCACGAAGGTACTCGAGGACAGACGCGAGCGCAATCCAGTCGCGAGCATCATGCTGCTATCGGACGGCCAGGATGAACGGGCCCCGCAGAATGCCACCAGTCGACGCCGTCGGCCTCAGCACGTGCAGTCCACACGcttcacccacctcgagatcccCGTCCACGAGTCCGGCTTCGGGAACCGGCAGCCGGCGCACGAGCCGGCCGAGGATGCGTTCACGAAATGCGTGGGCGGGCTGCTGAGCGTGGTCGTACAGGATGTGCGGATCCAGCTGGGCTTCGCGTCCGGCTCCGCTCCCGCCGAGATCTCGGCCGTCTATTCATGTAGCGGACGGCCCGCTTTCGTTGGGGCGGGTTCGTTCCGGCTCGGCGACCTTTACGCGGAGGAGGAGAGGGAGCTGCTTGTAGAACTGAGGGTGCCGTCGTCAGCTGCTGGGGCCCACCACGTGATGTCCGTCAGATGCTCGTACAGGGACCCAGCCACGCAAGATCTCGTCCAGTGCAAGGAGCAAGCGTTACTCGTGCCTCGCCCGCACGCCGTCCGATCATCCGCCCCAAAGATCGAACGGCTGAGGAACCTCTTCATTACGACCAAATCCATAGCCGAGGCTCGCCGCCAAGCCGACCGCAACGACTTAGCCAGCGCGACCCACCTCCTATCCTCAGCACGCGCGCTGCTACTCCAGTTTACCTCCATCTCAGCCGACGAGAATCTCCTCGCCTTGGAAGCCGAGCTCGCCGAGCTCCACCAACGACGTCAGCAGCAGCAGATCCAACGGCGGAGAATCCCCGATCCAACAACGGACGAGAGCAGCGAGCCACTAACCCCTACATCGGCTTGGCGAGCCGCGGAGCAGCTCGCGAAGGTCGCCAtaatgagaaaatcgttgaatCGAGTCAGCGATTTGCATGGGTTCGAGAACGCCAGATTCTAA
- the LOC131228636 gene encoding E3 ubiquitin-protein ligase WAV3-like isoform X1, translating into MGTGWRRAFCTSIRREPESEKQSPKSCTGFFSTGSNPSTPRLQSQPVSSPRLRCRTTPPAAAPPAHDSPRLLCKTKSPRPLLGSNPSSPKSPSRFSLFRTSLRSSRSSCGICLQNVKTGQGTAIFTAECSHAFHFPCIAAHVRKEGSLFCPVCNARWKEVPLLAIHKHLPDKGGEEKSTEGEKGEPAAIRDKKGALDTRAYDDDEPLVSPTGPRFHPIPEADEDDEEIEEFQGFFVNPSKPSRADAMNGQDLKRVDAGLMPEAAVVSVGRSHESYAVVLKVKAPPTAQDSNAASLLNPPRRAPVDLVTVLDVSGSMTGAKLQMLKRAMRLVIASLGSADRLSIVAFSGHAKRLMPLSRMSATGQRTARRIVDRLACGQGTCVGEALRKATKVLEDRRERNPVASIMLLSDGQDERAPQNATSRRRRPQHVQSTRFTHLEIPVHESGFGNRQPAHEPAEDAFTKCVGGLLSVVVQDVRIQLGFASGSAPAEISAVYSCSGRPAFVGAGSFRLGDLYAEEERELLVELRVPSSAAGAHHVMSVRCSYRDPATQDLVQCKEQALLVPRPHAVRSSAPKIERLRNLFITTKSIAEARRQADRNDLASATHLLSSARALLLQFTSISADENLLALEAELAELHQRRQQQQIQRRRIPDPTTDESSEPLTPTSAWRAAEQLAKVAIMRKSLNRVSDLHGFENARF; encoded by the exons ATGGGAACTGGTTGGAGGAGAGCTTTCTGCACGTCGATTCGTAGAGAGCCGGAATCTGAGAAGCAGAGCCCGAAGAGCTGTACTGGGTTCTTCTCGACCGGGTCTAACCCGTCTACCCCTCGATTGCAATCCCAACCCGTTTCGAGCCCCAGGTTGAGGTGTCGGACGACCCCTCCAGCTGCTGCGCCTCCAGCGCATGATAGCCCGAGGCTGCTCTGCAAGACGAAGAGCCCCAGGCCGCTTCTGGGTTCAAATCCATCTTCGCCCAAATCGCCTTCTCGTTTCTCACTCTTCAGAACCAGCTTGCGATCCTCGAGA AGCAGCTGCGGGATTTGCTTGCAGAACGTGAAAACAGGGCAGGGGACGGCCATTTTCACAGCGGAGTGCTCACATGCATTTCACTTCCCGTGCATCGCCGCGCATGTTAGAAAGGAGGGCAGCCTCTTCTGCCCGGTCTGCAATGCTCGCTGGAAGGAGGTGCCTCTGCTCGCCATACACAAACACCTTCCTGATAAAGGTGGAGAAGAGAAAAGCactgaaggagagaaaggagagcCTGCCGCAATTCGAGATAAGAAGGGTGCGCTCGATACCAGAGCCTACGACGACGATGAGCCGTTGGTTTCCCCGACTGGGCCCCGGTTCCATCCTATCCCAGAAGCTGACGAAGACGATGAAGAGATTGAAGAATTCCAAGGGTTCTTCGTCAATCCATCCAAGCCGTCGAGAGCGGACGCAATGAACGGCCAAGATTTGAAGAGGGTCGATGCCGGACTCATGCCGGAGGCAGCCGTTGTTTCTGTAGGGAGGAGCCACGAGAGCTACGCTGTGGTGCTGAAGGTGAAAGCTCCGCCTACGGCGCAGGATAGCAACGCCGCATCGCTACTCAATCCGCCTCGCCGCGCCCCCGTCGATCTCGTGACGGTGCTCGACGTCAGCGGCAGCATGACCGGGGCCAAGCTGCAAATGCTCAAGCGCGCCATGCGGCTCGTCATCGCTTCGCTAGGCTCGGCCGACCGGCTCTCCATCGTCGCCTTCTCCGGCCACGCCAAGCGGCTCATGCCGCTGAGCAGGATGTCGGCTACCGGGCAGCGCACGGCGCGCCGGATTGTCGACCGGCTCGCTTGCGGGCAGGGCACGTGCGTGGGCGAGGCCCTGCGCAAGGCCACGAAGGTACTCGAGGACAGACGCGAGCGCAATCCAGTCGCGAGCATCATGCTGCTATCGGACGGCCAGGATGAACGGGCCCCGCAGAATGCCACCAGTCGACGCCGTCGGCCTCAGCACGTGCAGTCCACACGcttcacccacctcgagatcccCGTCCACGAGTCCGGCTTCGGGAACCGGCAGCCGGCGCACGAGCCGGCCGAGGATGCGTTCACGAAATGCGTGGGCGGGCTGCTGAGCGTGGTCGTACAGGATGTGCGGATCCAGCTGGGCTTCGCGTCCGGCTCCGCTCCCGCCGAGATCTCGGCCGTCTATTCATGTAGCGGACGGCCCGCTTTCGTTGGGGCGGGTTCGTTCCGGCTCGGCGACCTTTACGCGGAGGAGGAGAGGGAGCTGCTTGTAGAACTGAGGGTGCCGTCGTCAGCTGCTGGGGCCCACCACGTGATGTCCGTCAGATGCTCGTACAGGGACCCAGCCACGCAAGATCTCGTCCAGTGCAAGGAGCAAGCGTTACTCGTGCCTCGCCCGCACGCCGTCCGATCATCCGCCCCAAAGATCGAACGGCTGAGGAACCTCTTCATTACGACCAAATCCATAGCCGAGGCTCGCCGCCAAGCCGACCGCAACGACTTAGCCAGCGCGACCCACCTCCTATCCTCAGCACGCGCGCTGCTACTCCAGTTTACCTCCATCTCAGCCGACGAGAATCTCCTCGCCTTGGAAGCCGAGCTCGCCGAGCTCCACCAACGACGTCAGCAGCAGCAGATCCAACGGCGGAGAATCCCCGATCCAACAACGGACGAGAGCAGCGAGCCACTAACCCCTACATCGGCTTGGCGAGCCGCGGAGCAGCTCGCGAAGGTCGCCAtaatgagaaaatcgttgaatCGAGTCAGCGATTTGCATGGGTTCGAGAACGCCAGATTCTAA